In Gemmatimonadota bacterium, the sequence GCCTTCCTCGACCCAGTCGTGCGGGTCGAAGTCGGGCGGGACCTCGAAGGAGTCCGACGTGGGCGCCGCCGCGACGATGCGGTCGAGCCGGAAGACGCGGGGCTGCGCCCGGATGGTGCAGTGGCCGACGACGTACCACGAGCCGCCGGCATGGGTCAGCGCGTAGGGATGGATCACCCGCGCGTCGAGTTCCGCCGCCGACGCCTTGGCGTACTCGATCGCGCACGCGTGCCGTCCCCGTGCGGCCTCCAGGAGCACGTCGCGGATCCCGGCCGGGTCCGGCTCCATCCCGGGGAGGATCGGGTGCGCGCCATTCTGCGGCAGCGTGCTGCCCAGGAACCGCTCGGCCCGGTCCAGGAGGTCGGTACGCCGGTGCGGTTCGGGCAGACGGCTGCCCGCGCGGTCGCCGCGCAAGGCGATCGCGAGGCACAGCGTCTCCGCGGCCGTGAGACGCAGGGGCCGTTCGAATCCGCGCGCGTGGGGGACGCTCACGCGGTCGGCGTCCACCAGGATCTGGAGATCGTCGGGCCAGCCACCCGGGTGGTAGTAGGCGCGCTGGGTCACCTCGTCCAGGTCGCGCAGGATGGTGTGCTCGTCCGTGCCGAGCTCCCGGGCCAGCGCGCGGAGGGAAGCCCCGCCCGGACGTCGCGCGGCGGGCAGCACGTGCAGGAGCCGCAGGAGTTGCGCCTGGGCCGTACGAGGCGCGCTCACGGCCTCGGCTCCGGGTCCACGGCGTACCGCTCGCGTGCGGCGCCCGCCAGCGCGCGGAAGGCGTCCCGGAGATCGGGCGGGTCCACGACCCGCGCGTCCCCCGCCAGGCTCAGCACCCAGCGCAGGAACGGGTCGCGGCGATGGACGTCGAAGCGGCGCAGCTCACCCCCGTCCTCCAGCCCGTCCACCCGCGTGCCGTGGCCGTTGCGTTCGGCCCAGACCGAGCGTGGGAAGCGGAACGCGACGGTCGCGCTCACCGAGCCCTCCGGATCGTCGCCGAGCTCCCAGGCGCTGCGTCCCGCGAAGGTGCCGAGGTCGAAGTCGGCCGGGATGTCGTAGGCCTCTGCCTTCGCCTCCACCACGACCTCGGTCATCCGGCCGACCCGGAACATCCGCAACGCCTCGCGCTCCTCCGCCCACCCCACCAGGTACCAGCGCCCGTGCTGGAAGACGAGACCGTAGGGACGAGCGCTGCGCTGTGACTCCTCGTCGGAGTGCATGGCGTGGTAGCGGAAGGTCACACGGCGGCGCTCCAGGAGCGCGTCCGAAAGGGCGCGCAGCGTGTCGGCGATCCCCTCGGCCTCGGGGTCGGGCGCGTAGAGGACCGGTGCCTCGACGTCGGGCAGGGGATCGAGATCGAACGCCAGCTTCCGGTACGCCGACCGTGCCTCGGTGGCCAGCGGGAAGCCGGGAAGCTCGGCGAGGGCGCCCAGCCCCTCGAGCGCGGCCGCCACCTCGGACTCCTCCACGGTGAACTCGGTGGACGCCGGTGCTGCGGGCCCCGCCGCGCCCGCCATCTCGCCCACGAGGCGCAGGTACGGGAGATGGAAGTCGCGCGTGGCCAGCCGGTAGCCCTGGGTCGGCTCGGCCTGGTTGACGGAATAGGAGACCGTGTCGATGGGGATGCCCGCTGCGCGCAGCTCGCTCTTGTCGCGCTCGAAGGCGCGGCGCACCGACTCCTGCGTGCGCGGGTCTGCCTCGAGGCCGCGGGTGTAGGCCGGCACCGCCTGCCAGATCTGGTCCACCGTGACGGGGAAGTGACGGGCGGCGAGGAAGGAGATCAGGTCCAGCCAGCGCTGGAGCTTGGAGATGCGGTCGGGCATGTCGGCAACCTGGCGAACGGACGCGAGAGCAGCAAACTAGCGGCGGTCGGTGACGGTGGTCGTGGCGGTGACGGTGACGGGGCGGGTCACGGACCGGCGCGGACGCGGACCCAGCGCCGCCCGGACCCAGCGCCGCGCGGACCCGCCTCGGGAGCCGCTGCGCGCGCGCCTACCCGATCACGTCCCGGTAGAGCCGATACACGTTGCCTCCCATGATGCCTTCCACCTGATCCTCGGAGTACCCGCGGTCGACCAGCCCGTCCCAGACGACCTCCATGCGGCGCGGCCCGTTCAGCTCGTCGATGAAGTACGGGAGCTCGCTGGTCTGCACCTGGCTGCCTTCTTCGGCGCGCAGCTCCGCCTCGTACTCCGGTGTCATGACGATCACGCGGTGATCGCGGTCGGAGCCGATGCACACGTGCTCGAGGCCCGCCACGTCCACCGCGTGGTCGATGTGGTCGAAGAAGGCGTGCAGGTTGTCGCGCTTCTTGGACGTCAGGAAGGGACGCAGCTGGCAGATGCCGACGACGCCCCCGCGCTCGGCGAGCGCGCGCAGGTTGGCGTCGGTGGTGTTGCGTTCGTGGGGATAGACGGCGTCACAGCCCGTGTGCGAGACGTGGACCGGGACGCGCGAATGCGCGATGGCGTCCGCCATGGTGCGCATGTTCGCGTGCGACAGGTCGATCAGCATGCCGGTGCTGTTCATGGTCTCGATCAGGGCCCGCCCGAAGTCGGTCAGGCCTCCGGGATCGTCGGTGGCCCGGCAGCCCACGCCGGCGCGGTTGCGCTCGTTGTAGGTCAGTTGGCAGCTGCGCAGCCCCAGGCGGTAGAAGGCTCCCACGCGGTCCAGGTCGTCACCGAACTGCTCGGAGTTCTGATAGAGATAGAAGACCGCGAGCCGGCCGCTGCGACGTGCCTCGTCCACATCGGCGACGCGGGTCGCCTTCACGAAGAGGTCGGGGTGGCGCGCGAGGTACCGGTCGTAGTCCAGCAGCCCGTCGAGCGCCAGCTCCAGCGCTTCGGCTCCGAGCGGCTTGGGGTCGCAGAGTGTGACGGTGATGGCGTCGAGGCCGCTCGCGAGCATCTCCCGCACCAGGTCGGGCTCGTAGAGCGTGCGCAGCTCGCCCATGGCGTCGATGATCAGGGCGCGGGGCTCCGCGTCGGGATGGGGCCGCCCCGGCACCCAGGGCAGGGCGAGGGCTGCACCGGTGGCCCGGCTGAGGAAGGCTCGTCGCTCCATGGCGCTCTCCGCTGGGGACGGGGCAGGGTAGGGAGCGGGACGGGTCGCACGCAACGGTGACGCGGCGGATGCGTGGTCGGGGCACGGAGGTCGCGGAGCGCATCGTGCGGAAGGCCCGGACCCGGCCAGGGCAGGCGCTGCGCGCCCTCGACGGACCGTCGCAGGGCACGGAATCTGCTCTGGATCTCCTTCGCCCGCTTCCCCCGGAGGATCCATGCGTATCCTGCTCGCTCTCGCCCTCACCGCTGCCCTCCTCGGTGCGGCGTGTCCCGGTTCGGAGGAGACGGCGGCCGTCGACGAGCCCGCCAGCACCCTGACGCGCCGGCAGAAGGACTCGCTGGTCTCCACGCTCCCGCTCCCCGGCGCGCGCGGCGTGGGAACGGCCTTGCGTGCGCAGGACGCCGCGGCCGAACGCGCGCGACGGCTCGACGAGGAGTCGGCGCGCTGACGCCCCTCCACCCGGAGGCAGCGCGGACGGTGTCGCGGAGCCGTGCCCGCGCCCCGTCCTGACCGGACGCGCCCGACTCCTGCGCCTCTCCTGGGACCCCACTTCCCGCGAGGCGCCCATGCTGATCGAGCACCCCATCCAGGTTCGCATCCTCGCCGAGGACGTGCGTCCGTGGCGGAAGGGCTTCAAGGGCACGGTGGCGTTGGCGCTCACCGCGCTGTCGCCCGAGGAGAACCTGGCCTTCCAGACGCGACTCAACCGTCTGTTCGGTGCCTGTGGCTGCCGGACCGGAGCCGTGGGATCGCTGGCCGCGCTCGCCCTGGTCGTCATCGGCGCCGTGTCCGGATCGGACCTGGGCACCGCGGCGACCGTGGGCATGGGGTCCGTGGCCTTCCTGGCCGGCGGCGCCCTGGGCAAGGGCGTGGGGCTGGTCCACGCCCACCTCCAGCTGCGCCGGACGCTGGCGGAGCTCTACGGACGGGTGACGCCGCGCCGACCCGGGCGGGAGTCCCGCATGCCGTTGGTCCTGGTCCCCGAGTAGGTCCCGGCCTCGGGAACCGCGTCCCGGACGCCACGGCGCCGGCCTGATCGCGACCGCGTGGCCGCGCACGGCTACCGGAGCGCGGCCCGCAGCGCGTCCCAGACGACGGCGTGCGGGTCCGTCCGCACGGCGGGGCGGCCGGGGCCGGTCTCGCGCTCCACGCCCGCGATGGCGTTCCAGGTCCGTCGCACGTCCCCGGACAGCGCCTCCGGCGCGGCATCGTCGTCGGCGCAGACCGGCAGCGGCGTCGTCTCCGCGGAATGCAGGGCGAAGATCACGTCGCGCACGGCGAGCCCGTCGACCACCGTGCGCGCGTCGGCTCCGGGCCCGCCGCGCGGTGCGCGCGCCAGCGTCACCCGCTCGGGCAGCATCCAGTGGGTCCCCAGACCGCCTTCCACCCGGAGCACCGGAGGCATCTCCAGGTAGTGCAGCCGCACCGCCTCTTCCGGGTCCTCCGCCCCCAACGCGCCGTAGAGGCGCCGGATCTCCGTGACCAGCTCCTGCATCAATTGACTCGCGAACTGCGCCGGAGCGCCGAAGCGGCTGCCCAGCCCGCGGTCCTGGTTGTAGTTGAGCGACCCGGCGGAGGCCTCCGCCACGACGATCTCGAGCGGCGGCAGGGTGCGGCCGACCGGCGAGGGGTCCGCCAGCTCGCGGGTGAGCGCATCGCGCAACGCCAACAGCAGGGAGATCACGCCGCGATTGTCGGTGGCACCGCCGTCGGTCACCCAGAAGCGTTCCCGGGTCGTCCAGGAGTCGACGGGCGCGTTGGGAAAGAAAGGCGGGAAGTTGGCGGCCAGGCCGGCGGCGCCGGCGAGCGGCACCGCGCCGTCGGCGAAGACGACATAGTCCAGCGCGTGGCCGGGGACGGCGGACGTCCGACCGGGAAACGCGGATGCGGGCGTCAGGTTCGTGAAGATCAAGCGACCGCCGGCCAGGCTGGACGTCGTCTCCCGCTCACGCAGCTCCGCGCAGGGCGGGAAGCCATCGGGATCCGTGAACGTACACACGGAGGCCGTGTCCTCTCCCGCGATGCGCAGGCTACCCGCCAACGCGGTGTTCAGGATGAAGGCCTGATCGGTGGGCAGGTCCGCCACCCGCGGGCGCGGACCCTGGAACCGACGTCCGAAGCTCTCGGCCAGGAGCTGCCCCAGGCGGGTCCCCGCCAGGATCCGCCATTCGGGCGCGCCCTCCAGCACGTCCTCGATGAACGGGTCATCCATCGTGCAACGGAATCGGGCCCAGGCGGAGTCCACGCCCGCGTCCAGGGCCTCCCGATGCGCCAGGTAGTACGCGAGCGCGGCACCACCCCCGGAGACCCCGGACAGCAGCACCACCTGGTCCAGCGCCTCCTCCCGGTGCAGGCCCTCCAGCAGGGACGTCGCGTAGAGCGCCGCCCGTGTCCCCCCACCCGACAGGGCCAGGAGCACACGGGGCGCGTCTCCGCGCGCGGGATCCCGGAACAGCAGCTCCCGCAGATCGACCGGACCTTCCGCGGTCCGGTCCGCCTGCACGACCGACGACTGCACGCCGCGTGAGAGCCACAGAGCGCCGACCACGGCCATGCCGATCAGCAGCAGGTTGGTGACGGTGAAGTACGTGCGCATGCGGGAGCGCAGCGCGGTGAGCGCATCGGGAGCGGCCCGACCCAGTCGGTCGAACAGGTCACCGCGCTCGTAGAACTGGAAGGGCGTGCGTCCGGAGGGGAGTGCCGGGCCCAGGACCACGTAGCGCGCGCCGCCGTGGATCTGCAGCACGCGCTCGCCGTCCGGCACGCGGGTCGGCGTGGGCCCGGTGAAGGGGTAGGGAACCCGTCCGACGGGGCCGCGGACGTCGGGATCGCGCAGCAGCCGGAGCAGGCGTGCGCAGAGCAGCCAGTTCAGCCAGTACTCGTAGAACCAGAAGAAGGCGTAGGCCGCCAGCAGGAACAGCGCGAGCGTGGAGCGGCGGCTGGACTCCAACACGTCCGCCACGTAGTGCACCCCTACGAAGCGTGCCACCGCCAGCGTGATCAGGGCGAGCGTCACCACGAGCTGGCCGCCCCGGAACAGGACGCGGTCCAGCAGCGACACCATCGCGTCCAGGCGAGGATGGACCGTGGCGAGGGCCAGGAAGAGCTGGGACAGCAGGAGCGCCAGGAGCCCCACCGTGCGCGGGTCCTGTCCGCGATGGAACACGACCAGCGCCAGCGAGGGCAGGAAGAGCAGCAGGAGGGGTTTCTGCAACGCCGCGTTGATCTGCCCCCGCAGGACCTCCAGCCATCCGATCTCCGGGTAGACCGGCATCGCGAACAGCTCCGTGTCCGTCAGGGCTTCGCGGAACGGTGAGGGTTCGGACGGCGGACGGAACAGCACCCGGGTCAGGCCGAACGCGACCGCGATGGCGGGAAGCAGGGCGAGCGGCGTGAGCCCCACCACGATGTGCCGGTAGAGCGTCGCGTCCACCGCGCGGGCCTCGGGCCCGGCGAGGATCCAGACGACGGCGCACAGGAGGGCCATCCACAGGAGATGCCACGCCAGGAGGCCCCGCT encodes:
- a CDS encoding membrane dipeptidase, which translates into the protein MERRAFLSRATGAALALPWVPGRPHPDAEPRALIIDAMGELRTLYEPDLVREMLASGLDAITVTLCDPKPLGAEALELALDGLLDYDRYLARHPDLFVKATRVADVDEARRSGRLAVFYLYQNSEQFGDDLDRVGAFYRLGLRSCQLTYNERNRAGVGCRATDDPGGLTDFGRALIETMNSTGMLIDLSHANMRTMADAIAHSRVPVHVSHTGCDAVYPHERNTTDANLRALAERGGVVGICQLRPFLTSKKRDNLHAFFDHIDHAVDVAGLEHVCIGSDRDHRVIVMTPEYEAELRAEEGSQVQTSELPYFIDELNGPRRMEVVWDGLVDRGYSEDQVEGIMGGNVYRLYRDVIG
- a CDS encoding patatin-like phospholipase family protein codes for the protein MYDWQDCQTKNAHRSALARLLICLPVAIDRRWRLSDFRLNRTYGGPAESVLGPKGHPFVVLLLPALLGLFVVFGPGLGERGAGAYALYGLAVGLLVLGSRLASERGLLAWHLLWMALLCAVVWILAGPEARAVDATLYRHIVVGLTPLALLPAIAVAFGLTRVLFRPPSEPSPFREALTDTELFAMPVYPEIGWLEVLRGQINAALQKPLLLLFLPSLALVVFHRGQDPRTVGLLALLLSQLFLALATVHPRLDAMVSLLDRVLFRGGQLVVTLALITLAVARFVGVHYVADVLESSRRSTLALFLLAAYAFFWFYEYWLNWLLCARLLRLLRDPDVRGPVGRVPYPFTGPTPTRVPDGERVLQIHGGARYVVLGPALPSGRTPFQFYERGDLFDRLGRAAPDALTALRSRMRTYFTVTNLLLIGMAVVGALWLSRGVQSSVVQADRTAEGPVDLRELLFRDPARGDAPRVLLALSGGGTRAALYATSLLEGLHREEALDQVVLLSGVSGGGAALAYYLAHREALDAGVDSAWARFRCTMDDPFIEDVLEGAPEWRILAGTRLGQLLAESFGRRFQGPRPRVADLPTDQAFILNTALAGSLRIAGEDTASVCTFTDPDGFPPCAELRERETTSSLAGGRLIFTNLTPASAFPGRTSAVPGHALDYVVFADGAVPLAGAAGLAANFPPFFPNAPVDSWTTRERFWVTDGGATDNRGVISLLLALRDALTRELADPSPVGRTLPPLEIVVAEASAGSLNYNQDRGLGSRFGAPAQFASQLMQELVTEIRRLYGALGAEDPEEAVRLHYLEMPPVLRVEGGLGTHWMLPERVTLARAPRGGPGADARTVVDGLAVRDVIFALHSAETTPLPVCADDDAAPEALSGDVRRTWNAIAGVERETGPGRPAVRTDPHAVVWDALRAALR
- a CDS encoding WYL domain-containing protein gives rise to the protein MSAPRTAQAQLLRLLHVLPAARRPGGASLRALARELGTDEHTILRDLDEVTQRAYYHPGGWPDDLQILVDADRVSVPHARGFERPLRLTAAETLCLAIALRGDRAGSRLPEPHRRTDLLDRAERFLGSTLPQNGAHPILPGMEPDPAGIRDVLLEAARGRHACAIEYAKASAAELDARVIHPYALTHAGGSWYVVGHCTIRAQPRVFRLDRIVAAAPTSDSFEVPPDFDPHDWVEEGRVFRPGQEIEVPVRYSARVARWVREWAGSHGHSWEEDGEALVLRHRVADPHWAVRHALLYGAEAEILGPPDVRALVLDTLERLAD
- a CDS encoding WYL domain-containing protein, producing the protein MPDRISKLQRWLDLISFLAARHFPVTVDQIWQAVPAYTRGLEADPRTQESVRRAFERDKSELRAAGIPIDTVSYSVNQAEPTQGYRLATRDFHLPYLRLVGEMAGAAGPAAPASTEFTVEESEVAAALEGLGALAELPGFPLATEARSAYRKLAFDLDPLPDVEAPVLYAPDPEAEGIADTLRALSDALLERRRVTFRYHAMHSDEESQRSARPYGLVFQHGRWYLVGWAEEREALRMFRVGRMTEVVVEAKAEAYDIPADFDLGTFAGRSAWELGDDPEGSVSATVAFRFPRSVWAERNGHGTRVDGLEDGGELRRFDVHRRDPFLRWVLSLAGDARVVDPPDLRDAFRALAGAARERYAVDPEPRP